DNA sequence from the Micromonas commoda chromosome 7, complete sequence genome:
CGCTCCTCCCCTTCCAacgcgaacctcgcgcgcaccttcacgacgccgtcggaaAACCCCACCGCGGGCACGTAGCTCATCAGCGAGCTCTCGCTGGACCCGCTCGGGTGGTCAATCGCCGACCGAAGCGTTCGAAGCAGCGCCTGGTGCAAACCCTCCAGTTCGGATTCGCTTCGAGTCTCCGCGAGGATCGTCGCGtacgcgttcctcgtcccggacccgcgcgggccgtccgccgccgccgtatccccgaccaccgccgcgtgctccGACGCGGTCCCAACGCGGTTCCCGTTCgcgacacagctggacgccgccgcctccgcgattGGATCGTACGGGATGAAAAATCCGCCGAAGACGTCGTCCAGCCACCCGAATACGCCGCCCTTCCTCGTCCGGCCGCCGGCACCCCCAGCAGGCAGGTTGGGGTTCTGGGTTTTACGTCCAACTCCGTGGTGGGTGGGGGGCGTCGATGACCCGTTTAGCTCGTCAGTCGGCTCCTCGTTTGGCGCCGAGTCGTCGTACTCGAGCAGAGCCGTGTAGGTATGGTACGCGgtcgcgagcagctcgcccgcggcggatccgtcGAGCGACTTCGCCGACCCGCTCTGCGACTTGATCGCGTCCGTCAACGCGCCGTGCACGtcccggtgactcaccggccTGCTGCACGGCACCCCTACTGGGCACCCCCGCCCGGCTAGGAGCGCCGAGAACCTCCCGTGTGGCGACGTCCTGGGCTCCGCGcagagcgcctcggcgccgaccagCGCCAGCCACAGCCGCGTCACCTCCGTTCGGTGACGCGTCACGTCGACGTACGCGTCGTAGGGAGGCGCGTACTCCCGTCCCGTGGGCGCGTCCCACACCCTGCGCTCGCCGGtcagcgcgtcgttcgggtcgaACCTCGTGGTGAACCCCGGGAGAAAGAGAAGGTccaacgcgagcgacgcgattCGTTCACCGAGGGTGGGATCTCGCCTGGGAGGGCgttcggcgggctcggcggcgcgcgacgggggcggcgcgagggctACGTGCCCGCGCCAGGTGGGAGCCGGTCGCGGGCACTGGAAGATCTCGGAGTAGTGGCCCCAGAGGAGGTCTTCGAGCACccgaacggcgacgtcgtcgtcgtcgcatcCTCTCGATCCGATCGCGAAcgggatcgcgcgcgtgagcACCCTCAGCGGGGTCAGGAGGAGGCACGCGTCCTTCGGGaccacgaccgcgccgaacgaTTCCTTGCCGACGTccggcgcgatgagctcctcgagcctgcacacggcgcgagcgacgagcgcggcgaggttcatcggacgctcggcgcgaagctttcgcagcgtcgcgtcggtgagAAAGTTGAGCATGTCGCCCGGACCGAGCGGAGGCTGCGAGCCGTCCGAGCCCCAGAGGTCGGACCAGACCTCCTCGGAGATACTGGACGCATCCCCGACCGTGAGACCCttcctcgcggtcgcgaaggacgacggcgagttgCCCATCGCGGGCCCTCGGCTCTGCCGTTTGAAACGTCGCGATCTTAAAATAATTATTGCTCGCGATCGGGAAAGTCTGTGAACTCAACCTCGCTCGCTTGCTCGGTTGCGAGGCTatcgcttcgcggcgcgcggtcccgTCTACTCTCGTCACTTCATATCCGGGGGCTTGAACTCGTCCGGTATGTCCTCCTCCGGTATGTCGGACACGTCGAATATCTTCCGGATGTCTTCCAGCGCCTGCTTCATGTtctcgctcctcgcgtcctcctccgtctccaaCTCGTCGACGCTGTCGTCCTTGAAGGCGTCGTCCATCGAGAACGCCGCCTCCAAGGCGTTCACAGCCTCAGCCTGCGCGTCCATCAGGTAGAACAGGTCGTTGAGAGCCTCCGCGGTCAGcgcctgctcctcctcgcgagcgGGGTTCCCGCCCGCCaggtcgccctcgccagtccacgccagcgcctcctcctcctcctccgaatCGCCGTACGCGTCCGAGTTgaccgccctcgacgcctcgtccaccagcCGGCCCATCGCGGGCTCGTTCGCCTGCTCCTCTAAGCACTCCCAGCTCGAAATTTCCAGGTCCAGCATCGTCTGGTCCAGCGCCTGCGTCTCCTCGGGGGTGACGACGCTGGTCAccgtcccgcgcgacgtgGCGCCGAGTCGACCGCATCGACCGGCGCGGTGCAGGTAACTCGCCGATGTAccgggggcgtcgagcgagTAGACGTAGTCCACGCCCGGCATGTCGAGGCCTCGCTCCACGTCCGGCGTGCACAGCAACAGGGTGGTCTTCTGATTCCGGAAGTCCTGCATGGTGCGaaccgcctcctcgccctcgggcaGCAACACCGCGAGCTTGTGCCGGCCCCACAGCGACTTTCGcaggggcgtcgccgccgcctcagccgccgccgccgagggcacGAACACGATGGTCCtgggcggcggtgcgtcCTCTCCGGCGTTCTTCAGGTCCGATCGGATctgcctcgcgagcgcgacgagcttccgcaccctcggcaccacCAGCCGCCGGTGCGACACGTCCGGCGGCACTCGGCCGGGGGTGCCCATCGAAACCTCGAGCGGAGCCCGCAGGTGCCCTTTCCGCACCCCGGAGTCGATCACCCACGACGGCACGTTCACCCCGCACAGCACGATCTGCCTGTCCTCCATCACCGGTTCGAACGGCGACGGTCTGAGCagctcgtccatcgcgtctgGAAACTGCTCAAAGAGCtggtccgcctcgtcggcgacaaTCGTCTGCGCCAGGTCCACCTCGAGCTTACCCTCGCGTTTCATCCGCGCGAGTAACTCGGGGGTGCccacgacgagctccgcgacgtccgcgaaccCCTCGCGCACAACGTGGTCCTCCTCGAACACCCCCACGCACTTGATCCCCTGCGGCCCCTTGTAGTTGTACATGTTCCCGGGGTCGCCCGGGACGCCCGAGTTTACGTTGCCGCCGAAGAGGCGAAACGCGAGCATGACCGTCTGTATGACGAGCTCCCTGGACGGCACGACGATTAAGATCTGGAGCATGCGCCTGGCGACGAAGTCCATGTTGTCGACGGTGGGCATGAGGTACGCGAGGGTCTTTCCCGAGCCGGTCTGCGCCTGGatcacgacgtcgcgcttcTTGAAAAAAGCGAGCGACGCTCGGCGCTGGATCGCGGTCGGGTACCTGTATCCGAGGGATTCGGCTCGATCGCAGAGCCACTCGGCCATGCCCATCGCGCGCCAGTCGAgaatctccgccgcgggggagtcgccgacgccctggaGCTCCTTCAATCGGGCGCTGAGCTTCGCGGCCAGGCCGAAGTCTTcgaccgcgatggcgcgcgagagcgcggtggtgagcacgttctcgtccgcggaggagagcaGCGTCTGCACCTCCTGATCGCTCAGCCCGAGGCCGTCCGCGGGGGGCAGCGGCATCGACGGATcccacgccgcgagctcgtcatcATCCTCGGccgaccgcgcgacgacgccgcgtcgggaCGAAGATcggatcgacgcgcggcAAACCTTCGGGCGACGGTTCGACGCAGTGGGCTgcgcgctcggggcgcgtcggcgcgagcgatcggccgagacgcgcgcgacgggtgcgAACCCGACGCTCCTTATCGATGTCGCTGCCATCGATGTGATCGCGGAAAAACTGACGGCGGGATGgtacgcgccgcgcgttgtGGCGGCACCCGTGGGCGGCACCCGTAGGCCGTGCTTGACCTAAAACTTCTACGCGGTTCAGTTTCGGAAGGATGACGAAGAATTTCACTTGCTTGCACGCTACAACGGCTGCCCCTCCTGCACGCTAGCCGCAGCCGCTTCCACCCTTGCCGCCCCCGCTGCGGATCTGGTCCTCGTAGTCCCCCCTCGCCCACTTCCTGAACTCGTCGAACATCTGCTTCGGCTTGTTCGGCAGGttctcgatcgcgtcgaagATCTCCAGCAGGTCCGCGTTGGGATCCTCCAACCCCTGCTTCGTCGGGATGCCTCGGATGGGCGCCAGCCTTCGGCGCACAGCCGTGGTGGTGGCGTTGATGAGcctcttctccgcgagccTGAGCTTCGCCGCCACTCGCTGCCTCGCGCTCAGCCCCTTCTCCTTGAGCTGCAGGAGCTCGAACTCCTCGCTGGACGATTCGTACTCCGCCAGcatctcccgcgcgtcctGCATCAGCAGCTGAAGCACCTCGTACTCGTTCATCGGCGAGACGATCCGATCCTCCTCGAAGCTGACGCTCATGAGCTCCCCGGGATCTTGGACCCGGGCGAACCTCATGTACGCCAGGAGCTGCATCGGCATCCTGTCCGCGAACACCGGAAACGTCTGCCCGTCCGCGCTCATCCCCATGCCCTCCAGAATCTGCCGCTTGGCCTCGTACAGTCGATCCGTCTGCgtgcacgacgcggcgaaggcgaggtAATCGCCGCAGTGGCtttcgtccaccgcgcccgtggcgaggAAGAGATCccccgcgttcctcgccagCGGGTCGACGCacacgacccgcgcggtctGTTGCGCGTCGTTGGCGctcaccaccgcgacgcactcggtggcggcgtcgtaatcgacgacgccagccgccgccgccaaaccGGGTTTGCCGACAGCTGgaccacccgccgccgccgccggggagaccccgggcggtggcgagcccacgagcgggaggagatcgacgagGGGCACCATGGCGTAGCAGTTGGCGGCGTTGAGCCAGACCGCGCGCGCTAAcaccgtcgcgagggcgtcgacgaaggCGTCCCTGGTGAGGAACTCGTACGCGTCGGGTGGGAAATCGTTCGGGTTGGATCTGATCTGgtccgcgatggaggcgtactcgtcgtccgcggactcGAGACGCGACACCGCCTGCTCCCGCACGGGCGATCCCTGCAGAAGCGTCTGGAGCTCGCCGGCGGTCCACAGGAGCGGGTGATCGGAACCCGCGGACGGCAGCGTCGCCACGTACGGCGCCCACTCCGACAGCGGCCCCTTGTGCCGCTCGAGGCACAGCCACAGCGCCAGCCCCACGAGCTCGCCcctgcccgccgcgagcccggcgacgatcggggagtccgcgacgtccacggacGTGACGGCGAGGTTCTGCGGGATCTCGATGAGgggctcgcccgcgcgcacgtcgttgacgagcttcgcgacgccgccgtcgccgaagctgaccgccttggccgcgccACCGGGAAGGCCCTTCTCGACGGTGAGCcacgcgacgagctcccggGCGGTGCGGgtgtcgacgtccgcggtggcgggggcgggggacgcgacggccgcggagggcgcgcgcgcgatgtggcggcggcttcgggaggcggtggagggcgcgcgaggcgcggccCCCAGggcgaaggctgccgccgacgccatggcTGTCTGTCCACGGTGGCGACcctcgccatcctcctccggcggAGAGGAGATAagatcgccaccgcgtgggATCGACGTGCGAATTACACATCGTTTGAAACGAGGTCTAACTGTTTGCACTGTCGATTCTTGGCATTCAATTTGTTTTCACCGCCGACCATAGCTGCATAGAGGTGGAAAAAGTTGGAAATCGTCAGTCACTGTCATTTTTCTGGGAACGCTCGACCCAGACCCCAGGTCGTCATAACTCGTatcgccgtgcgccatgaACACCATATGGCGCCCAGACTTGATGAGCAGAgatcccgtcgtcgtcaaggaagagcccgacgacgaccaccaccaccaACCCCCCGCCGTCAACGTCGAACCTCCCGCGGACGACAACGAGGAAGACGAAAAGTcggaggatctcgcgggGAAGATGTCGACGATTTGGCGACCCGACCTCGACCGGCTGcgcgccagcgtcgccgagatggagggaTCGGAgagcgaagaggaggagaagcATGCGACGAAGAAGGGAGTGAAGAGGAAGAGAGCCCCTCCCACGAAGGGGccgtgcgagcacggggtgaagtatCGGTCGAGatgcaaggtgtgcagcgcttgtccgcacggtcgtgagcgcagATACTGCAAGGattgcggtgggtctcaaatctgcgagcacagtcgtgtacgctctacatgcaaggagtgcggtggggtctcaatctgcgagcacggccgtcggcgctctcagtgcaaggagtgcggtggagcatcaatctgcgagcacggtcgtcggcgctctgagtgcaaggagtgcggcggggcatcaatctgcgagcacggtcgtatacgctctcagtgcaaggagtgcggcggggcatcaatctgcgagcacggtcgtcagcgctcttactgcaaggagtgtggCGGGGCATCAatatgcgagcacggtcgtcagcgctctcactgcaaggagtgcggcgggtctcaaatctgcgagcacggccgtcggcgctctgactgcaaggagtgcaaGAAATAAACACTTAGTCCGAGATGGTGCTTAGACTACCTTTTAGAGGTCTGGAAAAAGAGCAAAGAACGCGTCGACTTGCCCAAATCCGCACACCCCGCGTCGTCTCTCAGACGCATCACgaccctcctcgcgctcgcgcgcaccTTCCGCAGTCGCACCTGAACCCAAACGCCGCCAAATCCGCCGCCCTGAGGAAAACCGGCCTCGTCTCGTCCACGTAGCTGTGCCTCAGCTCCTCCCCGACCCGTATCTCCCGcagcgcgtgcaccgccgcgacgacgccggcgcccggtCCCGCGTCTTCGAAACGAACCTCCGCGTTTGGTTCGCACGAGTGGTTCATGAGGCACGTCAGCGGGAACaaggcgacgccctcgtacCTCGCGCCGAGTTTGCGTggggacgcgttcgacgtcgacgcgtcaccgggtgccgacgcgggtgccgacgcgggtgccgacgcggacgccgacgacgattcgaccgccaccgcgagggaGTTTCGCGCCaagacgccggcgagctccgcgacgcccctcgcgccgacgacgccgctcgccggGTCCatcagcgcctccgcgccgcgcagcttTTCCGAGCTTCCCTcgtgcgacgccatcgcctcgcgtatcatccgcgcgtgcgcctcg
Encoded proteins:
- a CDS encoding predicted protein; protein product: MGNSPSSFATARKGLTVGDASSISEEVWSDLWGSDGSQPPLGPGDMLNFLTDATLRKLRAERPMNLAALVARAVCRLEELIAPDVGKESFGAVVVPKDACLLLTPLRVLTRAIPFAIGSRGCDDDDVAVRVLEDLLWGHYSEIFQCPRPAPTWRGHVALAPPPSRAAEPAERPPRRDPTLGERIASLALDLLFLPGFTTRFDPNDALTGERRVWDAPTGREYAPPYDAYVDVTRHRTEVTRLWLALVGAEALCAEPRTSPHGRFSALLAGRGCPVGVPCSRPVSHRDVHGALTDAIKSQSGSAKSLDGSAAGELLATAYHTYTALLEYDDSAPNEEPTDELNGSSTPPTHHGVGRKTQNPNLPAGGAGGRTRKGGVFGWLDDVFGGFFIPYDPIAEAAASSCVANGNRVGTASEHAAVVGDTAAADGPRGSGTRNAYATILAETRSESELEGLHQALLRTLRSAIDHPSGSSESSLMSYVPAVGFSDGVVKVRARFALEGEERDRAPAQEAAILAMRLLRSDDDGFFQHVTDPKFKAGVPLASSLLQIMYQKRLDVNAGGFNQCASFVLLRLSSSPAFASALNDVLPPAAAAKLNLPTDGGARTHTHADSLIHAVHAILCERAEYAEYVAPLVDPLLTTLRNAAPRWRGLGDVGAAKLLRLCEHFSSPPVLFLAERNRHDLGAVVHAIDGCLSHGAGRNPRLVLELCRGDGAAALDRVDEICAGRFRSPRPALDRVSMSRLNGGFKRAGLGDDAPEFIPAATFVGARPGYFFRVDARGAGYYVDRGMRAFVARSDDDGSSSDGDGSDNDSDDSYSDDSGSYSGSGSGSGSDSGSLAAFGVNVFRPDDAWLRAVRSDIAPALFAARTLRRELADALAAYEEGHGADADALVEHLASLELANLLPPPPPVTVRHFASNAPEIRKWLKGYAMGVALVRHNAGPSARACGILFDASRVRLVRVATSAVVHEEDFFGGGG
- a CDS encoding DEAD/DEAH box helicase (Has Dead and Helicase domains. Members of this family include the DEAD and DEAH box helicases. Helicases are involved in unwinding nucleic acids), encoding MPLPPADGLGLSDQEVQTLLSSADENVLTTALSRAIAVEDFGLAAKLSARLKELQGVGDSPAAEILDWRAMGMAEWLCDRAESLGYRYPTAIQRRASLAFFKKRDVVIQAQTGSGKTLAYLMPTVDNMDFVARRMLQILIVVPSRELVIQTVMLAFRLFGGNVNSGVPGDPGNMYNYKGPQGIKCVGVFEEDHVVREGFADVAELVVGTPELLARMKREGKLEVDLAQTIVADEADQLFEQFPDAMDELLRPSPFEPVMEDRQIVLCGVNVPSWVIDSGVRKGHLRAPLEVSMGTPGRVPPDVSHRRLVVPRVRKLVALARQIRSDLKNAGEDAPPPRTIVFVPSAAAAEAAATPLRKSLWGRHKLAVLLPEGEEAVRTMQDFRNQKTTLLLCTPDVERGLDMPGVDYVYSLDAPGTSASYLHRAGRCGRLGATSRGTVTSVVTPEETQALDQTMLDLEISSWECLEEQANEPAMGRLVDEASRAVNSDAYGDSEEEEEALAWTGEGDLAGGNPAREEEQALTAEALNDLFYLMDAQAEAVNALEAAFSMDDAFKDDSVDELETEEDARSENMKQALEDIRKIFDVSDIPEEDIPDEFKPPDMK
- a CDS encoding predicted protein gives rise to the protein MASAAAFALGAAPRAPSTASRSRRHIARAPSAAVASPAPATADVDTRTARELVAWLTVEKGLPGGAAKAVSFGDGGVAKLVNDVRAGEPLIEIPQNLAVTSVDVADSPIVAGLAAGRGELVGLALWLCLERHKGPLSEWAPYVATLPSAGSDHPLLWTAGELQTLLQGSPVREQAVSRLESADDEYASIADQIRSNPNDFPPDAYEFLTRDAFVDALATVLARAVWLNAANCYAMVPLVDLLPLVGSPPPGVSPAAAAGGPAVGKPGLAAAAGVVDYDAATECVAVVSANDAQQTARVVCVDPLARNAGDLFLATGAVDESHCGDYLAFAASCTQTDRLYEAKRQILEGMGMSADGQTFPVFADRMPMQLLAYMRFARVQDPGELMSVSFEEDRIVSPMNEYEVLQLLMQDAREMLAEYESSSEEFELLQLKEKGLSARQRVAAKLRLAEKRLINATTTAVRRRLAPIRGIPTKQGLEDPNADLLEIFDAIENLPNKPKQMFDEFRKWARGDYEDQIRSGGGKGGSGCG
- a CDS encoding predicted protein; the encoded protein is MSTIWRPDLDRLRASVAEMEGSESEEEEKHATKKGVKRKRAPPTKGPCEHGVKYRSRCKVCSACPHGRERRYCKDCGGSQICEHSRVRSTCKECGGVSICEHGRRRSQCKECGGASICEHGRRRSECKECGGASICEHGRIRSQCKECGGASICEHGRQRSYCKECGGASICEHGRQRSHCKECGGSQICEHGRRRSDCKECKK